The Magnolia sinica isolate HGM2019 chromosome 9, MsV1, whole genome shotgun sequence genome contains a region encoding:
- the LOC131256996 gene encoding uncharacterized protein LOC131256996, with amino-acid sequence MKEMAVSFLFLFFFFTVFATTTVSNPIFFPASAHQSLIQSKGPKSKTPYKALFFPQILDHFTFLPQSSNIFYQKYLINSDYWDSGPHHKGPIFIYTGNEGNIEWFADNTGFLFDIAPKFRALLVFIEHRFYGESKPFGKDSYKSAKTLGYLTSQQALADFAVLIRSLKQNLSAEASPVVVFGGSYGGMLAAWFRLKYPHIAIGALASSAPILQFDDITPWTSFYDAVSKDFKDASKNCYEVIKGSWDDLLALSTQKEGLVELSRTFRTCRDLQSVYSARDWLWSAFVYTAMVDYPMEANFMMPLPAYPVQQMCRIIDGFPPKANKLTKVFSAASLYYNYSQTEKCFDLENATNAHGLSGWDWQACTEMVMPMSCSNESMFPPSTFDYKEFGDDCMKKYGVRPKPHWITTEFGGNRIKQVLKRFGSNIIFSSGLRDPWSRGSVLKNISSTIVALVTEKGAHHVDLRFASKKDPNWLIEQRRKEEEIIQRWIDEYNASFLMDN; translated from the exons atgaaagaaatggccgtctcttttctctttctcttcttcttcttcactgtcTTTGCAACAACAACAGTATCGAATCCAATCTTCTTTCCAGCATCAGCTCATCAATCTCTCATCCAATCCAAGGGTCCAAAATCCAAGACCCCATACAAGGCGCTCTTCTTCCCTCAGATCCTAGACCACTTCACATTCCTCCCTCAGAGCTCCAACATCTTCTACCAAAAGTACCTCATCAACTCGGATTactgggacagtgggccccaccacaaaggACCCATCTTCATCTACACCGGCAACGAAGGCAACATTGAATGGTTCGCCGACAACACCGGTTTCTTGTTCGACATCGCTCCCAAGTTCCGGGCATTGCTCGTTTTTATTGAG CATAGATTTTATGGAGAATCAAAGCCATTTGGGAAGGATTCATACAAGTCTGCAAAGACATTGGGGTATTTGACTTCCCAACAAGCATTAGCTGATTTTGCAGTTCTTATTAGGAGCTTGAAGCAGAACTTATCTGCAGAAGCATCTCCTGTTGTGGTTTTTGGAGGTTCTTATGGTGGAA TGCTGGCAGCATGGTTTAGACTGAAATACCCTCATATAGCCATTGGAGCGTTGGCATCATCAGCCCCTATCTTGCAGTTTGATGACATAACACCATGGACCAGCTTCTATGATGCTGTTTCCAAGGATTTCAAG GATGCAAGCAAGAACTGTTATGAGGTGATAAAGGGAAGTTGGGATGATTTGCTAGCATTGTCAACTCAGAAAGAGGGGTTGGTGGAACTTAGCCGAACTTTCAGGACCTGCAG GGATCTTCAATCTGTGTATTCTGCAAGAGACTGGTTATGGTCAGCTTTTGTTTACACAGCAATGGTTGATTATCCAATGGAAGCTAATTTCATGATGCCCTTGCCTGCCTACCCTGTCCAACAG ATGTGTAGGATTATTGATGGATTCCCTCCCAAAGCTAATAAGCTTACAAAGGTGTTTTCAGCTGCAAGTTTATATTATAACTATTCTCAAACAGAAAAGTGCTTTGATTTAGAAAATGCAACAAATGCTCATGGCCTCAGCGGTTGGGATTGGCAG GCATGTACAGAGATGGTTATGCCAATGAGTTGTTCTAATGAAAGCATGTTCCCACCTTCTACTTTTGATTACAAAGAATTTGGAGATGATTGCATGAAGAAATATGGAGTTCGGCCCAAGCCCCACTGGATTACAACGGAATTTGGTGGCAAT AGAATCAAGCAAGTATTGAAGAGATTTGGTAGCAACATCATATTTTCTAGCGGGTTAAGAGATCCATGGAGTAGAGGAAG TGTGTTAAAGAATATATCATCGACTATTGTAGCATTGGTCACAGAGAAAG GAGCTCATCATGTTGATTTGCGATTTGCATCAAAAAAAGATCCAAATTGGCTTATAGAGCAaaggagaaaagaggaagagaTCATCCAAAGGTGGATAGATGAGTACAATGCAAGTTTTCTCATGGATAATTAA